One genomic region from Rattus norvegicus strain BN/NHsdMcwi chromosome 10, GRCr8, whole genome shotgun sequence encodes:
- the Camta2 gene encoding calmodulin-binding transcription activator 2 isoform X5, whose product MNTKDTTEVAENSHHLKIFLPKKLLECLPRCPLLPPERLRWNTNEEIASYLITFEKHDEWLSCAPKTRPQNGSIILYNRKKVKYRKDGYLWKKRKDGKTTREDHMKLKVQGMEPVSWQCLYGCYVHSSIVPTFHRRCYWLLQNPDIVLVHYLNVPALEDCGKGCSPIFCSISSDRREWLKWSREELLGQLKPMFHGIKWSCGNGLEEFSVEQLVQQILDTHPTKPAPRTHACLCSGGLGSGSLTHKCSSTKHRIISPKVEPRALTLASISHSKPPEPPPLIAPLPPELPKAHTSPSSSSSSSSSGFAEPLEIRPSPPTSRGGSSRGGTAILLLTGLEQRAGGLTPTRHLASQAEPRPPVSLAVVVGSEPSAPPAPPSPAFDPDRFLNSPQRGQTYGGGQGVNPDFPEAEGTHTPCPALEPAAALEPQAAARGLPPQSGASGRRGNKFFIQDDDSGEELKGPGTVPPVPSPPPSSPSSPAALQPSGRATRGETLFGGSAGSTSELEPFSLSSFPDLMGELITDEAPGVPAPSPQLSPVLNTITDFSPEWSYPEGGVKVLITGPWTEAAEHYSCVFDHIAVPASLVQPGVLRCYCPAHEVGLVSLQVAGREGPLSASVLFEYRARRFLSLPSTQLDWLSLDDSQFRMSILERLEQMEKRMAEIAAAGQAPGQGPEAPPIQDEGQGPGFEARVVVLVESMIPRSTWRGPERLMHGSPFRGMSLLHLAAAQGYARLIETLSQWRSVETGSLDLEQEADPLNVDHFSCTPLMWACALGHLEAAVLLFCWNRQALSIPDSLGRLPLSVAHSRGHVRLARCLEELQRQELSVEHPLALSPQSSSPDTGLSSVSSPSELSDGTFSVTSAYSSAPDGSPPPAPMLASEISMETIPGQLSFGAPETPLLLMDYEATNSKESAPSPSGLPLAQDDRAAPEDADSPPAVDVIPVDMISLAKQIIEATPERIKREDFSELPEAGASPREHTGTVGLSETMSWLASYLENVDHFPSSAFPSELPFERGRPAIPPAPSWAEFLSASTSGKMESDFALLTLSDHEQRELYEAARVIQTAFRKYKGRRLKEQQEVAAAVIQRCYRKYKQLTWIALKFALYKKMTQAAILIQSKFRSYYEQKRFQQSRRAAVLIQQHYRSYRRRPGPPHRPSGPLPSRNKGTFLTKKQDQAARKIMRFLRRCRHRMRELKQNQELEGLPQPGLAT is encoded by the exons ATGAATACCAAGGACACCACTGAGGTTGCTG AGAACAGCCACCACCTGAAGATCTTCCTCCCCAAGAAACTGCTGGAGTGTCTTCCTCGATGCCCACTGCTGCCTCCAGAGCGGCTCCGATGGAATACAAATGAG GAGATTGCATCCTACCTGATCACCTTTGAGAAACATGATGAGTGGCTGTCTTGTGCCCCAAAGACAAG GCCTCAAAATGGCTCCATTATCCTCTACAATCGTAAGAAGGTGAAATACCGGAAGGATGGTTACCTTTGGAAGAAGCGGAAAGATGGGAAGACTACCCGagaagaccacatgaaactcaaggtcCAGGGCATGGAG cctgtCTCCTGGCAGTGTCTCTATGGCTGCTACGTTCACTCTTCCATCGTCCCCACATTCCATCGGCGCTGCTATTGGCTGCTCCAG AACCCTGACATCGTCCTTGTGCACTACCTGAATGTCCCAGCCCTGGAGGATTGTGGAAAGGGCTGTAGCCCCATCTTTTGTTCCATTAGTAGCGACCGGCGAGAATGGCTGAAGTGGTCACGTGAGGAGCTATTGGGACAGCTGAAGCCCATGT TTCATGGCATCAAGTGGAGCTGTGGGAATGGGTTGGAGGAATTCTCTGTGGAACAGTTGGTGCAGCAGATCTTGGACACCCATCCAACCAAACCAGCACCCCGAACCCATGCTTGTCTCTGCAGTGGGGGCCTTG GTTCTGGGAGCCTTACCCACAAATGCAGTAGCACGAAACACCGCATCATCTCTCCTAAAGTGGAGCCTCGAGCTTTAACCTTGGCTTCTATCTCCCACTCCAAGCCCCCTGAACCTCCACCACTGATAGCTCCACTTCCTCCCGAGCTCCCCAAGGCACAtacctccccatcttcctcctcttcttcctcctcctcaggatTTGCAGAACCCCTAGAAATCAGACCTAGCCCTCCTACCTCTCGAGGGGGTTCATCTCGAGGAGGCACTGCCATTCTTCTCCTAACGGGACTAGAGCAGCGTGCTGGGGGCCTGACACCCACCAGACACTTGGCTTCACAGGCTGAGCCTAGACCTCCTGTGAGCTTGGCTGTGGTTGTAGGTTCTGAGCCTTCTGCCCCGCCAGCTCCTCCCAGCCCTGCCTTTGACCCTGATCGTTTTCTCAACAGTCCCCAAAGGGGCCAGACATATGGAGGGGGCCAAGGGGTGAATCCGGACTTCCCTGAGGCAGAGGGCACTCACACTCCCTGCCCTGCCCTAGAACCTGCTGCTGCCTTGGAGCCCCAGGCCGCTGCACGGGGTCTCCCTCCACAGTCGGGAGCAAGtgggagaagaggaaacaaattCTTTATCCAAGATGATGATAGTGGGGAGGAACTCAAGGGTCCAGGAACAGTGCCACCTGTCCCTTCaccccctccctcatccccatcCTCTCCTGCTGCCTTGCAGCCGTCAGGCAGGGCTACAAGAGGAGAAACCTTGTTTGGAGGCTCTGCTGGCAGCACCAGTGAGCTAGAGCCCTTCAGTCTTTCATCATTCCCAGACCTTATGGGAGAACTCATCACTGATGAAGCCCCAGGTGTCCCTGCCCCAAGCCCCCAGCTTTCTCCTGTGCTTAACACCATCACAGACTTTTCCCCAGAGTGGTCCTACCCAGAG GGTGGGGTCAAGGTGCTCATCACAGGCCCTTGGACAGAGGCCGCAGAGCATTACTCCTGTGTCTTCGATCACATCGCAGTGCCGGCCTCCCTGGTCCAGCCTGGTGTCTTACGCTGTTACTGTCCTG CCCATGAGGTAGGGCTGGTGTCTTTGCAGGTAGCAGGGCGGGAAGGCCCACTCTCTGCTTCTGTGCTCTTTGAGTATCGAGCTCGCCGGTTCCTGTCTCTGCCTAGTACACAGCTTGACTGGTTGTCACTGGATG ACAGCCAGTTCCGGATGTCCATCCTAGAGCGGCTGGAGCAGATGGAGAAGCGGATGGCAGAGATCGCAGCAGCTGGACAGGCACCTGGCCAGGGTCCAGAGGCTCCTCCAATTCAG GATGAAGGCCAGGGCCCTGGCTTCGAAGCACGGGTGGTGGTCTTGGTAGAGAGCATGATCCCACGGTCCACTTGGAGGGGTCCTGAACGTCTGATGCATGGAAGCCCCTTCCGGGGCATGAGCCTTCTGCATCTGGCTGCTGCACAGGGCTACGCTCGGCTCATTGAGACTCTGAGCCAGTGGCG GAGTGTGGAAACGGGAAGCCTGGACTTAGAGCAAGAGGCTGACCCGCTCAATGTGGACCATTTCTCTTGCACCCCTCTG ATGTGGGCGTGTGCTCTGGGACACTTAGAAGCAGCTGTGCTCCTTTTCTGTTGGAACCGACAAGCACTGAGCATTCCTGACTCTCTGGGCCGGCTACCCCTATCTGTGGCTCATTCTCGGGGTCATGTGCGCCTTGCCCGCTGCCTTGAAGAACTACAGAGACAGGAGCTTTCAGTTGAGCACCCACTCGCTCTATCTCCACAGTCTTCGAGCCCAGACACTG GCCTGAGCAGCGTCTCTTCACCCTCGGAGCTGTCAGATGGTACTTTCTCTGTGACATCAGCTTACTCAAGTGCCCCAGATGGCAGTCCTCCCCCTGCTCCCATGCTGGCCTCTGAAATTTCTATGGAGACCATCCCAGGCCAGCTTTCTTTTGGTGCCCCTGAGACACCCTTACTCCTCATGGACTACGAAGCCACTAACTCCAAAGAATCTGCTCCCtccccttctggcctccctcTAGCCCAGGATGACAGGGCTGCTCCAGAGGATGCTGACAGCCCACCAGCTGTGGATGTGATCCCG GTGGACATGATCTCACTGGCCAAGCAGATCATCGAAGCCACACCGGAACGGATTAAACGAGAGGACTTCTCAGAGTTACCTGAAGCTGGAGCCTCACCAAGGGAGCACACAGGCACTGTGGGGCTCAGTGAGACCATGTCCTGGCTAGCCAGTTACCTGGAGAATGTGGACCATTTCCCCAGCTCAGCCTTTCCTAG TGAACTGCCCTTTGAACGAGGTCGCCCAGCTATCCCTCCAGCACCTTCCTGGGCAGAGTTCCTCTCTGCATCTACCAGTGGCAAGATGGAAAGTGACTTTGCCCTCCTGACACTCTCAGATCATGAGCAGCGGGAACTGTATGAGGCAGCACGAGTCATCCAGACGGCTTTTCGAAAGTATAAG gGTCGGAGGTTGAAGGAACAGCAGGAGGTAGCCGCAGCGGTGATTCAGCGTTGTTATCGGAAGTACAAGCAG CTGACCTGGATTGCACTTAAG TTTGCACTCTATAAGAAAATGACTCAGGCAGCCATCCTGATTCAGAGCAAGTTCCGAAGCTACTATGAACAGAAGAGGTTTCAGCAGAGCCGCCGAGCAGCTGTGCTTATCCAGCAGCACTACCGCTCCTACCGCCGCAGGCCGGGGCCTCCTCACCGGCCCTCAGGCCCCCTTCCTTCTCGAAACAA GGGCACCTTTCTCACGAAGAAGCAGGACCAGGCAGCCCGGAAAATAATGAGGTTCCTGCGGCGCTGCCGACACAG AATGagggaactgaagcagaaccaggagctggaggGGCTGCCCCAGCCAGGACTGGCCACCTGA
- the Camta2 gene encoding calmodulin-binding transcription activator 2 isoform X3 produces the protein MNTKDTTEVAENSHHLKIFLPKKLLECLPRCPLLPPERLRWNTNEEIASYLITFEKHDEWLSCAPKTRPQNGSIILYNRKKVKYRKDGYLWKKRKDGKTTREDHMKLKVQGMEPVSWQCLYGCYVHSSIVPTFHRRCYWLLQNPDIVLVHYLNVPALEDCGKGCSPIFCSISSDRREWLKWSREELLGQLKPMFHGIKWSCGNGLEEFSVEQLVQQILDTHPTKPAPRTHACLCSGGLGSGSLTHKCSSTKHRIISPKVEPRALTLASISHSKPPEPPPLIAPLPPELPKAHTSPSSSSSSSSSGFAEPLEIRPSPPTSRGGSSRGGTAILLLTGLEQRAGGLTPTRHLASQAEPRPPVSLAVVVGSEPSAPPAPPSPAFDPDRFLNSPQRGQTYGGGQGVNPDFPEAEGTHTPCPALEPAAALEPQAAARGLPPQSGASGRRGNKFFIQDDDSGEELKGPGTVPPVPSPPPSSPSSPAALQPSGRATRGETLFGGSAGSTSELEPFSLSSFPDLMGELITDEAPGVPAPSPQLSPVLNTITDFSPEWSYPEGGVKVLITGPWTEAAEHYSCVFDHIAVPASLVQPGVLRCYCPAHEVGLVSLQVAGREGPLSASVLFEYRARRFLSLPSTQLDWLSLDDSQFRMSILERLEQMEKRMAEIAAAGQAPGQGPEAPPIQDEGQGPGFEARVVVLVESMIPRSTWRGPERLMHGSPFRGMSLLHLAAAQGYARLIETLSQWRSVETGSLDLEQEADPLNVDHFSCTPLMWACALGHLEAAVLLFCWNRQALSIPDSLGRLPLSVAHSRGHVRLARCLEELQRQELSVEHPLALSPQSSSPDTGLSSVSSPSELSDGTFSVTSAYSSAPDGSPPPAPMLASEISMETIPGQLSFGAPETPLLLMDYEATNSKESAPSPSGLPLAQDDRAAPEDADSPPAVDVIPVDMISLAKQIIEATPERIKREDFSELPEAGASPREHTGTVGLSETMSWLASYLENVDHFPSSAFPSELPFERGRPAIPPAPSWAEFLSASTSGKMESDFALLTLSDHEQRELYEAARVIQTAFRKYKGRRLKEQQEVAAAVIQRCYRKYKQFALYKKMTQAAILIQSKFRSYYEQKRFQQSRRAAVLIQQHYRSYRRRPGPPHRPSGPLPSRNKGTFLTKKQDQAARKIMRFLRRCRHRMRELKQNQELEGLPQPGLAT, from the exons ATGAATACCAAGGACACCACTGAGGTTGCTG AGAACAGCCACCACCTGAAGATCTTCCTCCCCAAGAAACTGCTGGAGTGTCTTCCTCGATGCCCACTGCTGCCTCCAGAGCGGCTCCGATGGAATACAAATGAG GAGATTGCATCCTACCTGATCACCTTTGAGAAACATGATGAGTGGCTGTCTTGTGCCCCAAAGACAAG GCCTCAAAATGGCTCCATTATCCTCTACAATCGTAAGAAGGTGAAATACCGGAAGGATGGTTACCTTTGGAAGAAGCGGAAAGATGGGAAGACTACCCGagaagaccacatgaaactcaaggtcCAGGGCATGGAG cctgtCTCCTGGCAGTGTCTCTATGGCTGCTACGTTCACTCTTCCATCGTCCCCACATTCCATCGGCGCTGCTATTGGCTGCTCCAG AACCCTGACATCGTCCTTGTGCACTACCTGAATGTCCCAGCCCTGGAGGATTGTGGAAAGGGCTGTAGCCCCATCTTTTGTTCCATTAGTAGCGACCGGCGAGAATGGCTGAAGTGGTCACGTGAGGAGCTATTGGGACAGCTGAAGCCCATGT TTCATGGCATCAAGTGGAGCTGTGGGAATGGGTTGGAGGAATTCTCTGTGGAACAGTTGGTGCAGCAGATCTTGGACACCCATCCAACCAAACCAGCACCCCGAACCCATGCTTGTCTCTGCAGTGGGGGCCTTG GTTCTGGGAGCCTTACCCACAAATGCAGTAGCACGAAACACCGCATCATCTCTCCTAAAGTGGAGCCTCGAGCTTTAACCTTGGCTTCTATCTCCCACTCCAAGCCCCCTGAACCTCCACCACTGATAGCTCCACTTCCTCCCGAGCTCCCCAAGGCACAtacctccccatcttcctcctcttcttcctcctcctcaggatTTGCAGAACCCCTAGAAATCAGACCTAGCCCTCCTACCTCTCGAGGGGGTTCATCTCGAGGAGGCACTGCCATTCTTCTCCTAACGGGACTAGAGCAGCGTGCTGGGGGCCTGACACCCACCAGACACTTGGCTTCACAGGCTGAGCCTAGACCTCCTGTGAGCTTGGCTGTGGTTGTAGGTTCTGAGCCTTCTGCCCCGCCAGCTCCTCCCAGCCCTGCCTTTGACCCTGATCGTTTTCTCAACAGTCCCCAAAGGGGCCAGACATATGGAGGGGGCCAAGGGGTGAATCCGGACTTCCCTGAGGCAGAGGGCACTCACACTCCCTGCCCTGCCCTAGAACCTGCTGCTGCCTTGGAGCCCCAGGCCGCTGCACGGGGTCTCCCTCCACAGTCGGGAGCAAGtgggagaagaggaaacaaattCTTTATCCAAGATGATGATAGTGGGGAGGAACTCAAGGGTCCAGGAACAGTGCCACCTGTCCCTTCaccccctccctcatccccatcCTCTCCTGCTGCCTTGCAGCCGTCAGGCAGGGCTACAAGAGGAGAAACCTTGTTTGGAGGCTCTGCTGGCAGCACCAGTGAGCTAGAGCCCTTCAGTCTTTCATCATTCCCAGACCTTATGGGAGAACTCATCACTGATGAAGCCCCAGGTGTCCCTGCCCCAAGCCCCCAGCTTTCTCCTGTGCTTAACACCATCACAGACTTTTCCCCAGAGTGGTCCTACCCAGAG GGTGGGGTCAAGGTGCTCATCACAGGCCCTTGGACAGAGGCCGCAGAGCATTACTCCTGTGTCTTCGATCACATCGCAGTGCCGGCCTCCCTGGTCCAGCCTGGTGTCTTACGCTGTTACTGTCCTG CCCATGAGGTAGGGCTGGTGTCTTTGCAGGTAGCAGGGCGGGAAGGCCCACTCTCTGCTTCTGTGCTCTTTGAGTATCGAGCTCGCCGGTTCCTGTCTCTGCCTAGTACACAGCTTGACTGGTTGTCACTGGATG ACAGCCAGTTCCGGATGTCCATCCTAGAGCGGCTGGAGCAGATGGAGAAGCGGATGGCAGAGATCGCAGCAGCTGGACAGGCACCTGGCCAGGGTCCAGAGGCTCCTCCAATTCAG GATGAAGGCCAGGGCCCTGGCTTCGAAGCACGGGTGGTGGTCTTGGTAGAGAGCATGATCCCACGGTCCACTTGGAGGGGTCCTGAACGTCTGATGCATGGAAGCCCCTTCCGGGGCATGAGCCTTCTGCATCTGGCTGCTGCACAGGGCTACGCTCGGCTCATTGAGACTCTGAGCCAGTGGCG GAGTGTGGAAACGGGAAGCCTGGACTTAGAGCAAGAGGCTGACCCGCTCAATGTGGACCATTTCTCTTGCACCCCTCTG ATGTGGGCGTGTGCTCTGGGACACTTAGAAGCAGCTGTGCTCCTTTTCTGTTGGAACCGACAAGCACTGAGCATTCCTGACTCTCTGGGCCGGCTACCCCTATCTGTGGCTCATTCTCGGGGTCATGTGCGCCTTGCCCGCTGCCTTGAAGAACTACAGAGACAGGAGCTTTCAGTTGAGCACCCACTCGCTCTATCTCCACAGTCTTCGAGCCCAGACACTG GCCTGAGCAGCGTCTCTTCACCCTCGGAGCTGTCAGATGGTACTTTCTCTGTGACATCAGCTTACTCAAGTGCCCCAGATGGCAGTCCTCCCCCTGCTCCCATGCTGGCCTCTGAAATTTCTATGGAGACCATCCCAGGCCAGCTTTCTTTTGGTGCCCCTGAGACACCCTTACTCCTCATGGACTACGAAGCCACTAACTCCAAAGAATCTGCTCCCtccccttctggcctccctcTAGCCCAGGATGACAGGGCTGCTCCAGAGGATGCTGACAGCCCACCAGCTGTGGATGTGATCCCG GTGGACATGATCTCACTGGCCAAGCAGATCATCGAAGCCACACCGGAACGGATTAAACGAGAGGACTTCTCAGAGTTACCTGAAGCTGGAGCCTCACCAAGGGAGCACACAGGCACTGTGGGGCTCAGTGAGACCATGTCCTGGCTAGCCAGTTACCTGGAGAATGTGGACCATTTCCCCAGCTCAGCCTTTCCTAG TGAACTGCCCTTTGAACGAGGTCGCCCAGCTATCCCTCCAGCACCTTCCTGGGCAGAGTTCCTCTCTGCATCTACCAGTGGCAAGATGGAAAGTGACTTTGCCCTCCTGACACTCTCAGATCATGAGCAGCGGGAACTGTATGAGGCAGCACGAGTCATCCAGACGGCTTTTCGAAAGTATAAG gGTCGGAGGTTGAAGGAACAGCAGGAGGTAGCCGCAGCGGTGATTCAGCGTTGTTATCGGAAGTACAAGCAG TTTGCACTCTATAAGAAAATGACTCAGGCAGCCATCCTGATTCAGAGCAAGTTCCGAAGCTACTATGAACAGAAGAGGTTTCAGCAGAGCCGCCGAGCAGCTGTGCTTATCCAGCAGCACTACCGCTCCTACCGCCGCAGGCCGGGGCCTCCTCACCGGCCCTCAGGCCCCCTTCCTTCTCGAAACAA GGGCACCTTTCTCACGAAGAAGCAGGACCAGGCAGCCCGGAAAATAATGAGGTTCCTGCGGCGCTGCCGACACAG AATGagggaactgaagcagaaccaggagctggaggGGCTGCCCCAGCCAGGACTGGCCACCTGA
- the Camta2 gene encoding calmodulin-binding transcription activator 2, translating to MNTKDTTEVAENSHHLKIFLPKKLLECLPRCPLLPPERLRWNTNEEIASYLITFEKHDEWLSCAPKTRPQNGSIILYNRKKVKYRKDGYLWKKRKDGKTTREDHMKLKVQGMECLYGCYVHSSIVPTFHRRCYWLLQNPDIVLVHYLNVPALEDCGKGCSPIFCSISSDRREWLKWSREELLGQLKPMFHGIKWSCGNGLEEFSVEQLVQQILDTHPTKPAPRTHACLCSGGLGSGSLTHKCSSTKHRIISPKVEPRALTLASISHSKPPEPPPLIAPLPPELPKAHTSPSSSSSSSSSGFAEPLEIRPSPPTSRGGSSRGGTAILLLTGLEQRAGGLTPTRHLASQAEPRPPVSLAVVVGSEPSAPPAPPSPAFDPDRFLNSPQRGQTYGGGQGVNPDFPEAEGTHTPCPALEPAAALEPQAAARGLPPQSGASGRRGNKFFIQDDDSGEELKGPGTVPPVPSPPPSSPSSPAALQPSGRATRGETLFGGSAGSTSELEPFSLSSFPDLMGELITDEAPGVPAPSPQLSPVLNTITDFSPEWSYPEGGVKVLITGPWTEAAEHYSCVFDHIAVPASLVQPGVLRCYCPAHEVGLVSLQVAGREGPLSASVLFEYRARRFLSLPSTQLDWLSLDDSQFRMSILERLEQMEKRMAEIAAAGQAPGQGPEAPPIQDEGQGPGFEARVVVLVESMIPRSTWRGPERLMHGSPFRGMSLLHLAAAQGYARLIETLSQWRSVETGSLDLEQEADPLNVDHFSCTPLMWACALGHLEAAVLLFCWNRQALSIPDSLGRLPLSVAHSRGHVRLARCLEELQRQELSVEHPLALSPQSSSPDTGLSSVSSPSELSDGTFSVTSAYSSAPDGSPPPAPMLASEISMETIPGQLSFGAPETPLLLMDYEATNSKESAPSPSGLPLAQDDRAAPEDADSPPAVDVIPVDMISLAKQIIEATPERIKREDFSELPEAGASPREHTGTVGLSETMSWLASYLENVDHFPSSAFPSELPFERGRPAIPPAPSWAEFLSASTSGKMESDFALLTLSDHEQRELYEAARVIQTAFRKYKGRRLKEQQEVAAAVIQRCYRKYKQLTWIALKFALYKKMTQAAILIQSKFRSYYEQKRFQQSRRAAVLIQQHYRSYRRRPGPPHRPSGPLPSRNKGTFLTKKQDQAARKIMRFLRRCRHRMRELKQNQELEGLPQPGLAT from the exons ATGAATACCAAGGACACCACTGAGGTTGCTG AGAACAGCCACCACCTGAAGATCTTCCTCCCCAAGAAACTGCTGGAGTGTCTTCCTCGATGCCCACTGCTGCCTCCAGAGCGGCTCCGATGGAATACAAATGAG GAGATTGCATCCTACCTGATCACCTTTGAGAAACATGATGAGTGGCTGTCTTGTGCCCCAAAGACAAG GCCTCAAAATGGCTCCATTATCCTCTACAATCGTAAGAAGGTGAAATACCGGAAGGATGGTTACCTTTGGAAGAAGCGGAAAGATGGGAAGACTACCCGagaagaccacatgaaactcaaggtcCAGGGCATGGAG TGTCTCTATGGCTGCTACGTTCACTCTTCCATCGTCCCCACATTCCATCGGCGCTGCTATTGGCTGCTCCAG AACCCTGACATCGTCCTTGTGCACTACCTGAATGTCCCAGCCCTGGAGGATTGTGGAAAGGGCTGTAGCCCCATCTTTTGTTCCATTAGTAGCGACCGGCGAGAATGGCTGAAGTGGTCACGTGAGGAGCTATTGGGACAGCTGAAGCCCATGT TTCATGGCATCAAGTGGAGCTGTGGGAATGGGTTGGAGGAATTCTCTGTGGAACAGTTGGTGCAGCAGATCTTGGACACCCATCCAACCAAACCAGCACCCCGAACCCATGCTTGTCTCTGCAGTGGGGGCCTTG GTTCTGGGAGCCTTACCCACAAATGCAGTAGCACGAAACACCGCATCATCTCTCCTAAAGTGGAGCCTCGAGCTTTAACCTTGGCTTCTATCTCCCACTCCAAGCCCCCTGAACCTCCACCACTGATAGCTCCACTTCCTCCCGAGCTCCCCAAGGCACAtacctccccatcttcctcctcttcttcctcctcctcaggatTTGCAGAACCCCTAGAAATCAGACCTAGCCCTCCTACCTCTCGAGGGGGTTCATCTCGAGGAGGCACTGCCATTCTTCTCCTAACGGGACTAGAGCAGCGTGCTGGGGGCCTGACACCCACCAGACACTTGGCTTCACAGGCTGAGCCTAGACCTCCTGTGAGCTTGGCTGTGGTTGTAGGTTCTGAGCCTTCTGCCCCGCCAGCTCCTCCCAGCCCTGCCTTTGACCCTGATCGTTTTCTCAACAGTCCCCAAAGGGGCCAGACATATGGAGGGGGCCAAGGGGTGAATCCGGACTTCCCTGAGGCAGAGGGCACTCACACTCCCTGCCCTGCCCTAGAACCTGCTGCTGCCTTGGAGCCCCAGGCCGCTGCACGGGGTCTCCCTCCACAGTCGGGAGCAAGtgggagaagaggaaacaaattCTTTATCCAAGATGATGATAGTGGGGAGGAACTCAAGGGTCCAGGAACAGTGCCACCTGTCCCTTCaccccctccctcatccccatcCTCTCCTGCTGCCTTGCAGCCGTCAGGCAGGGCTACAAGAGGAGAAACCTTGTTTGGAGGCTCTGCTGGCAGCACCAGTGAGCTAGAGCCCTTCAGTCTTTCATCATTCCCAGACCTTATGGGAGAACTCATCACTGATGAAGCCCCAGGTGTCCCTGCCCCAAGCCCCCAGCTTTCTCCTGTGCTTAACACCATCACAGACTTTTCCCCAGAGTGGTCCTACCCAGAG GGTGGGGTCAAGGTGCTCATCACAGGCCCTTGGACAGAGGCCGCAGAGCATTACTCCTGTGTCTTCGATCACATCGCAGTGCCGGCCTCCCTGGTCCAGCCTGGTGTCTTACGCTGTTACTGTCCTG CCCATGAGGTAGGGCTGGTGTCTTTGCAGGTAGCAGGGCGGGAAGGCCCACTCTCTGCTTCTGTGCTCTTTGAGTATCGAGCTCGCCGGTTCCTGTCTCTGCCTAGTACACAGCTTGACTGGTTGTCACTGGATG ACAGCCAGTTCCGGATGTCCATCCTAGAGCGGCTGGAGCAGATGGAGAAGCGGATGGCAGAGATCGCAGCAGCTGGACAGGCACCTGGCCAGGGTCCAGAGGCTCCTCCAATTCAG GATGAAGGCCAGGGCCCTGGCTTCGAAGCACGGGTGGTGGTCTTGGTAGAGAGCATGATCCCACGGTCCACTTGGAGGGGTCCTGAACGTCTGATGCATGGAAGCCCCTTCCGGGGCATGAGCCTTCTGCATCTGGCTGCTGCACAGGGCTACGCTCGGCTCATTGAGACTCTGAGCCAGTGGCG GAGTGTGGAAACGGGAAGCCTGGACTTAGAGCAAGAGGCTGACCCGCTCAATGTGGACCATTTCTCTTGCACCCCTCTG ATGTGGGCGTGTGCTCTGGGACACTTAGAAGCAGCTGTGCTCCTTTTCTGTTGGAACCGACAAGCACTGAGCATTCCTGACTCTCTGGGCCGGCTACCCCTATCTGTGGCTCATTCTCGGGGTCATGTGCGCCTTGCCCGCTGCCTTGAAGAACTACAGAGACAGGAGCTTTCAGTTGAGCACCCACTCGCTCTATCTCCACAGTCTTCGAGCCCAGACACTG GCCTGAGCAGCGTCTCTTCACCCTCGGAGCTGTCAGATGGTACTTTCTCTGTGACATCAGCTTACTCAAGTGCCCCAGATGGCAGTCCTCCCCCTGCTCCCATGCTGGCCTCTGAAATTTCTATGGAGACCATCCCAGGCCAGCTTTCTTTTGGTGCCCCTGAGACACCCTTACTCCTCATGGACTACGAAGCCACTAACTCCAAAGAATCTGCTCCCtccccttctggcctccctcTAGCCCAGGATGACAGGGCTGCTCCAGAGGATGCTGACAGCCCACCAGCTGTGGATGTGATCCCG GTGGACATGATCTCACTGGCCAAGCAGATCATCGAAGCCACACCGGAACGGATTAAACGAGAGGACTTCTCAGAGTTACCTGAAGCTGGAGCCTCACCAAGGGAGCACACAGGCACTGTGGGGCTCAGTGAGACCATGTCCTGGCTAGCCAGTTACCTGGAGAATGTGGACCATTTCCCCAGCTCAGCCTTTCCTAG TGAACTGCCCTTTGAACGAGGTCGCCCAGCTATCCCTCCAGCACCTTCCTGGGCAGAGTTCCTCTCTGCATCTACCAGTGGCAAGATGGAAAGTGACTTTGCCCTCCTGACACTCTCAGATCATGAGCAGCGGGAACTGTATGAGGCAGCACGAGTCATCCAGACGGCTTTTCGAAAGTATAAG gGTCGGAGGTTGAAGGAACAGCAGGAGGTAGCCGCAGCGGTGATTCAGCGTTGTTATCGGAAGTACAAGCAG CTGACCTGGATTGCACTTAAG TTTGCACTCTATAAGAAAATGACTCAGGCAGCCATCCTGATTCAGAGCAAGTTCCGAAGCTACTATGAACAGAAGAGGTTTCAGCAGAGCCGCCGAGCAGCTGTGCTTATCCAGCAGCACTACCGCTCCTACCGCCGCAGGCCGGGGCCTCCTCACCGGCCCTCAGGCCCCCTTCCTTCTCGAAACAA GGGCACCTTTCTCACGAAGAAGCAGGACCAGGCAGCCCGGAAAATAATGAGGTTCCTGCGGCGCTGCCGACACAG AATGagggaactgaagcagaaccaggagctggaggGGCTGCCCCAGCCAGGACTGGCCACCTGA